The nucleotide window TCCACATCACGGACGATCTTGCCGGCCACACCCGTCAGCGTGATGGCCTTGTCAGCGGCCTGCGGCCCGGGCGGCGCCGCCCGGGCCGCAGGCCGGTCCAGCACCTGCAGCGTACGACCGAGTACGAGGTTCACCAGGTCGGCCTCGCAGAGCCCGGCGGTGGACAGGCCGGACTCCACCGCCGAGCCGTCCCGCAGCACGGTTACCCGGTCGGCGGCATCGCAGATCTCCTCGAGTCGGTGAGTGATCAGCAGGGCCGCCGTTCCTGTCGCCACAACCTCGTCGAGGAGCTCATAGAAGTGCTCCAGCGATTCCCGGGCCAGAGAGCGGGTCGACTCGTCGAAAATGACCACTCCCTTGCCCCGTCGCGCGTCCTGGATCGCGCGCGCTATCGCCACGGTAGCGCGGTCCTCCTCGGGTAACGAGCCGACCTTGGCGTCCAGGCGCACCGACCGACCGAAGCGGCTGAGTACCTCCTGTGCCTCGTCGATCTCGCGTTGCCAGTGGATCCGGCGGGTGTAGCGGCCGGCGCGAAGTCGCCCCATCCGGAGGTTTTCGACCACGGTGTGGTCGTTCACCAGGCCTAGGCTCTGATGCACCACGGCCAGGCCGTGGCTTCGGGCCTCAATCGGTCGGATGGGTAAGCGCAGGGGCACGCCGTCGACGAGGACCCGCGCGCCGGGGTCCGGGGCGTGGTAGCCCGTCAGGACCTTCGCGAGGGTCGACTTCCCGGAGCCGTTCTGACCGACCAGCCCGTGGATTTCGCCGGGACGCAGGTCCAGCGATACATCGTGCAGGGCACAGCTTCTACCGAAGGTCTTTGAGACTCGCTCAACCCGCAGTCGTAGCGGCTGGGTCGACTCGTCCGCGTCCGTTCCAGACGTCAGTGTCATCGTCGTCACCTCAGCTCAGTCCCCAGAGGGTCTTGAAGCGGGCCGGGAAGTCGGTCGGGCCGA belongs to Parafrankia discariae and includes:
- a CDS encoding sugar ABC transporter ATP-binding protein; translated protein: MTLTSGTDADESTQPLRLRVERVSKTFGRSCALHDVSLDLRPGEIHGLVGQNGSGKSTLAKVLTGYHAPDPGARVLVDGVPLRLPIRPIEARSHGLAVVHQSLGLVNDHTVVENLRMGRLRAGRYTRRIHWQREIDEAQEVLSRFGRSVRLDAKVGSLPEEDRATVAIARAIQDARRGKGVVIFDESTRSLARESLEHFYELLDEVVATGTAALLITHRLEEICDAADRVTVLRDGSAVESGLSTAGLCEADLVNLVLGRTLQVLDRPAARAAPPGPQAADKAITLTGVAGKIVRDVDIRMAPREVLGVTGLAASGHDELPYLVAGARRARAGQLTMGDVSLDLATIDCQTAIAAGLVLVPEGREHAGLAFEISVAENIALPLSRGRRGSLMPVNVGAERSLVAGWIDALDVRPPDSAMPVGKLSGGNQQKVLLAKWLAMRPRVLILHEPTQAVDVGARRTIVEAVRAAAAQGCTVLVAGSDENELALLCDRVLVFRDGRVAEELTGDITTDAIITATFASGTRRALRPSSRAENGVTTGVVAGVATGSD